The nucleotide window ATAATCCGGGTGAGACGGGTGTTGAGGATACCCATAAACAACCCGATAACAGCGATTAATATTATGCTGACAATAAGCAGAGCGTTTACCAGCTGACCGGTAGCATCGTACTGTTTTTGTAAGCGGCTCTGATTTTTCTGCAGTTGTTCGTTGAGTTGGTTAACCAGATAGGTTGTGTTTTTTATTGTCTCAGCCCGTTGTGTATAAATCTTCTCGATATTTAGAAGCTCTTTGTTATATCGGCTGATTAGGCTCTTAAGCTCCTGAATATACAGGTCGCCAAGCTCATCGCGGCTTGTCTGAATTTCCGTCGAGCTGTTTCCCAGCAGTGCTCCCAGAGCATCGTTGCTTTCAGCTTCTGTATAGATACCAAAACGAGGCAGTTCATGAAGCTGATTGCCCATCTTTTTTAAAATGCCCAGGCGCATATCAATATCTGAGCGGTTCGGCTGGCTGGATGAGAAAAAGCGCTGACGGCTATGCGCCAGTTCGGAAATTGCCAGACTAAGTCTGGTCATGATTGCGGCGTAGCGTTGCTTTAACTCTGGCTGATAGGTGGATCCCTCGTCACTGTAATCGGACAGCTGGCTTAGTGTTGCCAGAATTTCTCGTTCATTATTAATCAGCAGCTCCTGTGGCTGTCTGAGTTTGCCCGCGGCCCGAAGTTTCAACAAAGCGGTTGTCTGTAACTGGGTTAAGGTCTTCTGAATCTCCGGTGTACCGTCAGCTGTGAGGCTTTTAACCCGGGTGTCTGTTTCAATTAAGCGGTTAAGAGCGTTATCAATGTCCGTCAGCAGTGATGCATTGCCTGAGCTGAGATAGATAAGGATGGGGCGGTTTACCTGCGTGTCGACCTCCTCCTGAAGTAACTGATAGTTCCGGGTTTGAGCAAAGCTTTCGTCCAGGCGCTCCAGTGACCAAATCATTGACGCGGCCATTAGGGTGATAACAAGTAACAGAAGGGAGCCTGCTACCAGATTGATTTGAGATATTTTCATTGCTTCCTGCCTGGATATTTAAAACAGCTATTTATATTTCTTTCTTGTTACAGGATTGTTTCACGGTTTTTTGCAGATACTCAGAATGGTGGGTGTGGTTACATAGACAAGGCCGGCCAGATGAACTAAAATGTCGCCGATTTGCATGCTGGAAATGCACTAGAAGAATTCTCTACAGAAAAGCGAGGTGGGCATTTTGTTCTACCTCGCTTTTTTGCAACTTACAGTTTATTAATTCTGTTTAGATTTTCGCACTAAGCGGGGAGGTTAATTTTGACAAGACCAGCCATTCTGGCCCTTGAGGACGGCAGTATCTTCCGGGGAGTAGCGATTGGCGCGGATGGCCAGTCCAGCGGAGAAGTTGTGTTTAATACTTCTATGACTGGTTATCAGGAGATTCTGACGGATCCATCGTATTGCCGTCAGATTGTGACCCTGACCTATCCACACATCGGTAACGTGGGAACAAATACAGAGGATGAAGAGTCCTCTCAAACATGGGTTGCAGGTCTTGTGATCCGCGATCTGCCGCTGACGGCCAGCAACTGGCGTAGCGAGCAGAGCCTGGATGAATATCTGAAAGCGAAAAATATTGTCGGTATCGCTGATATCGATACTCGTCGACTTACCCGGATTCTGCGTGAGAAAGGGGCGCTGAGTGGCTGTATTATGGCGGGTGATATTGATGAAGAGGCTGCTCTGGCAGATGCGAAAGCGTTTCCTGGCCTCAAAGGGATGGATCTGGCGAAAGAGGTTACCACCGACCAACAGTATCAATGGGTATCCACAACCTGGGATCCTGTTAAAGGGCATCAGGATATCTCTGACGCTGAGTTGCCGCATCATGTCGTTGCGTATGATTATGGCGTAAAACGCAATATTCTGCGGATGCTGGTTGAGCGTGGTTGCCGTCTGACGGTTGTTCCGGCAAAAACTTCCGCTGCGGACGTGCTGGCATTGAACCCTGACGGTGTCTTCCTCTCCAATGGTCCCGGTGACCCGGAACCATGTGATTATGCGATTGAGGCGATTCAGGAGATCTGTAAAACTGATCTGCCAGTGTTTGGTATCTGCCTTGGCCATCAGTTGCTGGCTCTGGCTTCGGGCGCCAAGACTATCAAAATGAAGTTCGGTCATCATGGTGCAAACCACCCGGTGCAGGATCTCGAAAATAAGCAGGTGATGATTACCAGTCAGAATCATGGTTTTGCAGTGGATGCAGATTCATTGCCGGCGACGCTGCGAGCGACTCACAAGTCTTTGTTTGATAGTTCCCTGCAAGGAATTGAGCGTACCGACCGTGCAGCCTTTAGTTTTCAGGGACACCCTGAAGCGAGTCCGGGTCCGCGCGATGTTGCGCCGCTGTTTGATCGCTTTATTCGCGATATTGAAGCGCGAAAGGCCTGATAAGCCTGAATTAAGGTCAATACGTACTGCCTGTGAGATATCTCCGGGCAGCTTTTAAAGAATTAAAATTTTCGATCGGTTATTTACACATGCCAAAACGTACGGACATACAAAGTATTCTGATCCTCGGTGCGGGTCCTATCGTTATCGGTCAGGCCTGTGAGTTTGATTACTCCGGTGCCCAGGCCTGTAAAGCTCTGCGTGAAGAGGGCTACCGGGTTATTCTGGTCAACTCTAATCCCGCGACCATTATGACAGACCCGTCGATGGCTGATGCTACCTACATCGAGCCGATTCAGTGGAAAACAGTCGCTAAGATTATTGAGCAGGAGCGTCCTGATGCACTGCTGCCAACCATGGGTGGTCAGACTGCCCTGAACTGCGCTCTCGATCTCGAGCGTGAAGGCGTTCTGGAAAAGTTTGGCGTCGAGATGATCGGTGCTAATGCTGATACTATCGATAAAGCCGAAGACCGTGACCGCTTTGATAAGGCGATGAAATCTATCGGTCTGGAATGTCCGCGTGCTGCGATTGCTCACAGCATGGAGGAAGCGCTTCAGGTGCAGTCACAGTTGGGCTTTCCCTGCATTATCCGGCCATCATTTACGATGGGTGGAACCGGTGGTGGTATAGCGTATAACAAAGAAGAGTTTATCGAGATCTGTGAGCGCGGTCTGGATCTGTCTCCAACCAACGAGTTGTTGATCGACGAATCCCTGATTGGCTGGAAAGAGTATGAGATGGAGGTGGTGCGTGACAAACACGATAACTGCATCATCGTCTGCTCAATCGAAAACTTTGATGCGATGGGTGTGCACACCGGCGACTCAATTACCGTTGCACCGGCACAGACGCTGACAGATAAAGAGTACCAGTGGATGCGGGATGCGTCACTGGCTGTTCTGCGGGAGATCGGTGTTGAAACTGGCGGTTCTAACGTTCAGTTTGGTCAGTGTCCGAATACCGGGCGCTTTGTCATTATCGAGATGAATCCCCGGGTATCCCGTTCATCTGCGCTGGCATCGAAAGCAACCGGTTTCCCTATCGCCAAAGTGGCGGCAAAACTGGCGATTGGTTATACCCTCGATGAGTTGCAGAACGATATTACCGGTGGTGCTACACCCGCATCGTTTGAGCCGGCAATTGATTATGTTGTGACCAAGATTCCGCGCTTTACCTTTGAGAAGTTTCCGCAGGCAAATGACCGCCTGACGACCCAGATGAAATCAGTGGGTGAGGTGATGGCGATCGGCCGCACTCAGCAAGAGTCCCTGCAGAAAGCGCTTCGGGGGCTGGAAGTGGGTGCGACCGGCTTTGATCCGATTGTTGATCTGCAGAGTGAAGATGCTCGCACAGAAATCGTGCGCGAGATGAAGCAGCCGGGTGCCGAAAGAATCTGGTATCTGGGTGATGGATTCCGCCTGGGTATGTCTGTTGAAGAGCTATATGAGCTGTCCGGTATTGATCCATGGTTCCTGGTTCAGGTCGAAGATATCATCAAAGATGAACTGCGGGTTTCTACGATGACTCTGTCTGAGCTCGATAAGACAGAGCTGTATCGCCTGAAGCGCAAAGGTTTTTCTGATGCACGTTTGGCAACGTTGCTGGGTGTGTCTGAGAAGCAGGTACGTAAACAGCGTTATAAGCTGGATATCCGTCCGGTATTTAAGCGTGTTGATACCTGCGCGGCTGAATTTTCTACTGATACGGCTTATATGTACTCGACCTATGAGGAAGAGTGTGAGGCGAATCCGACTGACCGTGACAAGATCATGGTTATCGGCGGAGGCCCTAACCGTATTGGCCAGGGGATCGAGTTTGATTATTGCTGTGTTCATGCAGCACTGGCTGCTCGTGAAGATGGTTATGAAACCATTATGGTTAACTGTAACCCGGAAACCGTTTCTACGGATTATGATACCTCTGATCGTCTCTATTTCGAGCCGATTACGCTGGAAGATGTGCTGGAAATTGTGCACGTTGAGAAGCCTAAGGGTGTGATCGTAC belongs to Amphritea atlantica and includes:
- the carA gene encoding glutamine-hydrolyzing carbamoyl-phosphate synthase small subunit is translated as MTRPAILALEDGSIFRGVAIGADGQSSGEVVFNTSMTGYQEILTDPSYCRQIVTLTYPHIGNVGTNTEDEESSQTWVAGLVIRDLPLTASNWRSEQSLDEYLKAKNIVGIADIDTRRLTRILREKGALSGCIMAGDIDEEAALADAKAFPGLKGMDLAKEVTTDQQYQWVSTTWDPVKGHQDISDAELPHHVVAYDYGVKRNILRMLVERGCRLTVVPAKTSAADVLALNPDGVFLSNGPGDPEPCDYAIEAIQEICKTDLPVFGICLGHQLLALASGAKTIKMKFGHHGANHPVQDLENKQVMITSQNHGFAVDADSLPATLRATHKSLFDSSLQGIERTDRAAFSFQGHPEASPGPRDVAPLFDRFIRDIEARKA
- the carB gene encoding carbamoyl-phosphate synthase large subunit, translating into MPKRTDIQSILILGAGPIVIGQACEFDYSGAQACKALREEGYRVILVNSNPATIMTDPSMADATYIEPIQWKTVAKIIEQERPDALLPTMGGQTALNCALDLEREGVLEKFGVEMIGANADTIDKAEDRDRFDKAMKSIGLECPRAAIAHSMEEALQVQSQLGFPCIIRPSFTMGGTGGGIAYNKEEFIEICERGLDLSPTNELLIDESLIGWKEYEMEVVRDKHDNCIIVCSIENFDAMGVHTGDSITVAPAQTLTDKEYQWMRDASLAVLREIGVETGGSNVQFGQCPNTGRFVIIEMNPRVSRSSALASKATGFPIAKVAAKLAIGYTLDELQNDITGGATPASFEPAIDYVVTKIPRFTFEKFPQANDRLTTQMKSVGEVMAIGRTQQESLQKALRGLEVGATGFDPIVDLQSEDARTEIVREMKQPGAERIWYLGDGFRLGMSVEELYELSGIDPWFLVQVEDIIKDELRVSTMTLSELDKTELYRLKRKGFSDARLATLLGVSEKQVRKQRYKLDIRPVFKRVDTCAAEFSTDTAYMYSTYEEECEANPTDRDKIMVIGGGPNRIGQGIEFDYCCVHAALAAREDGYETIMVNCNPETVSTDYDTSDRLYFEPITLEDVLEIVHVEKPKGVIVQYGGQTPLKLALALEHAGVPIIGTSPEAIDRAEDREQFQQMLKRLGLKQPENATVRSLEEAVIEAEKLGYPLVVRPSYVLGGRAMEIVYKESELRQYMTSAVKVSHDAPVLLDHFLNAAVEVDIDAVCDGETVVIGAIMQHIEQAGVHSGDSACSLPPYSLSEALQNEMRDMVRKMALELGVVGLMNTQLAYQDGEVYVIEVNPRGSRTVPFVSKCIGVSLAKIGAQVMTGKTLKEIGFTEEIIPTLFNVKEAVFPFNKFQGVDPILSPEMKSTGEVMGVGETFGEAFMKAQLGAGEKMPATGKAFVSVREVDKQNVLPVARDLVGLGFTLVATRGTAALLKQDGLDVEVVNKVMEGRPNIVDMLKNDEIVYVINTTEGRKAIADSAEIRRSALQHKVPYSTTLAGAEAMIMAMQYGEEKTVRRLQDLH